The Mercenaria mercenaria strain notata chromosome 6, MADL_Memer_1, whole genome shotgun sequence genome contains the following window.
gttgacgcacgacgaaCGCCGCACGACTCACGACGCACGACGAAGACCGGTCACATTAGCTCACATtgagcaggtgagctaaacatACTGGTGAAATAGTCATTTTCTTTTCGTTTAATTTTCAACTTGTCGATATGCTTTTCTTTAAAATAAGCCATccaaaataatcaaaaatatcaATTGTCGACTCAAATTAATTCCAGTCACTCTTTCCACTCACCCCACCCCCACGAGTATCTGGTGACGCGTAGATAAGCATCTGATTCATAATATAtgctatcttttttttaaattagccatccaaaataatcaaaaatattagaTGTCGACTTAAAACAAATCATTCCAAAGTCACTCCTTCCACTCACCCCACGAGTATCTGGTGATGCGTAGATCTGAATCATAATAGTCCTCGGTCATATGACGCAAACTGACGCGCATGTCGCTTTCTCGTGGGTACCTTCTTACACATCGTGACTTGCAGCACGTGTATTTCTTGTTGGACAGGCTGTATAAACGGCGAATAAGCAAGCACCGGTATAAGGGTATTGCTGTTGGGAGATCGCGTTCAATCGGCTCGGGCATCCTGCTGTGACCGATGTTACATACACAAGATCTGGGACATGAAATCTCGTAATCAGATTGCTCGCTTTGTGCGTCAGGTGACTCCTCGTCTGATATATCTTTTGAAGCGCCCTCTACAGGCTGCGAATGTGAAATGTCTCTAGAATCTGCAGAGTCATAACAAATGACAGAACTGTCATTGTTCGGAACGTTATTGCGTCCATCGCTAGAAGTGCTGCTGGAGACTGAAggcttattttcagttttagattGCACGATTTTAACTTCCAATGGTGTCGCTTTGAATCGTTTTCTTGGTTGCTCTGAATGATCAGAAGCAAATTTACGTTTTACTCCACGAGGTTTTGAAGTATGCGTACAACGGCATGCTTTTTGTCGTGTGTATGTAAGTGTCTcgtttttatattcatcataTTTCCGTTTGACGCCACGTGCCGGATCGTCTGCAGTGCATTCATTGCTGGAAATGTATGAACCTGAAATGACGAAAATGAAAGACCGTGTATTCATTTTATTACTTCAAAACAGAAAGTTCTTGAtgtaatttttatgaataaatatctTAATGCGTGCCtctgtttttataaataattatatttcatggATACAGTAGTCATAATAATAGTTTTATGATTCGATAAATTCTAATTTATTTGCTTTGAGGTAATGGACATGTAATGAAtatcggtaatttccgtgtgatttCGTTTTCTCCATACAGGGCTTCGGCATTGTCCGTCTGGTTGCTCGTATGA
Protein-coding sequences here:
- the LOC123550129 gene encoding uncharacterized protein LOC123550129, with translation MDKSSDDLPISTRNFSTSSAGAHRLETNAKYPDDLLPPLQRGPGTSTFPSTSTKNLHIPGSYISSNECTADDPARGVKRKYDEYKNETLTYTRQKACRCTHTSKPRGVKRKFASDHSEQPRKRFKATPLEVKIVQSKTENKPSVSSSTSSDGRNNVPNNDSSVICYDSADSRDISHSQPVEGASKDISDEESPDAQSEQSDYEISCPRSCVCNIGHSRMPEPIERDLPTAIPLYRCLLIRRLYSLSNKKYTCCKSRCVRRYPRESDMRVSLRHMTEDYYDSDLRITRYSWGEWKE